The Populus trichocarpa isolate Nisqually-1 chromosome 11, P.trichocarpa_v4.1, whole genome shotgun sequence genome has a segment encoding these proteins:
- the LOC7483631 gene encoding GDSL esterase/lipase At5g55050, protein MGNKSFLPSFLVGFALVLSLKFANAQMVPAIFVFGDSLVDVGNNNYLPVSVAKADFPHNGIDFPTKKATGRFSNGKNAADFLAQKVGLPTSPPYLSVSPQNTSSFMTGVSFASGGAGIFNGTDRTLGQAIPLTKQVGNYESVYGKLIQRLGLSGAQNRLSKSLFVIVIGSNDIFDYSGSSDLQKKSTPQQYVDSMVLTIKGLLKRLHTSGARKFVFAGIGPLGCIPSQRIKNQTDHGCNEGSNLMAVAYNKGLNSILQELKSNLNAISYSYFDTYALMHNIIQNPATYGFTEVEAACCGRGKLNAQIPCLPISKYCSNRRDHVFWDLYHPTETTASILVDAIFNGPLQYTFPMNVRQLVTV, encoded by the exons ATGGGCAACAAGTCATTTCTTCCGAGTTTCTTGGTTGGTTTTGCCCTTGTCCTGAGCCTCAAATTCGCCAACGCTCAAATGGTGCCagccatttttgtttttggtgacTCCCTGGTAGATGTGGGCAACAACAATTACCTCCCAGTGTCGGTTGCCAAAGCAGATTTCCCTCACAACGGCATCGATTTTCCTACAAAGAAAGCTACAGGAAGGTTTAGTAATGGGAAGAACGCAGCGGATTTCCTCG CTCAGAAAGTGGGCTTACCTACTTCACCGCCATACCTCTCCGTCTCGCCACAGAATACCTCCTCCTTTATGACCGGTGTCAGCTTCGCTTCTGGTGGTGCGGGAATCTTTAATGGCACAGATCGAACTTTG GGCCAAGCTATACCACTCACTAAACAAGTTGGCAACTATGAATCAGTATACGGCAAACTGATCCAACGGCTGGGATTGTCTGGCGCACAGAATCGCCTGTCTAAATCACTCTTTGTCATTGTCATTGGTAGCAATGATATTTTCGATTACTCCGGTTCGTCTGATCTCCAAAAGAAAAGCACCCCACAACAATACGTGGATTCGATGGTTCTTACAATCAAAGGCCTGCTTAAG AGATTGCACACTTCTGGTGCACGTAAATTTGTATTTGCTGGCATTGGGCCACTTGGCTGCATTCCATCACAAAGGATTAAGAACCAAACAGATCATGGATGCAACGAGGGCAGTAATCTCATGGCTGTTGCGTACAATAAAGGGCTAAACTCGATATTGCAGGAATTGAAATCAAATCTCAATGCCATATCCTATTCCTATTTCGACACCTACGCCTTGATGCACAATATCATTCAAAACCCAGCAACCTATG GGTTTACCGAGGTTGAAGCTGCTTGTTGTGGGCGTGGGAAATTGAACGCCCAGATTCCATGTCTGCCCATTTCAAAATATTGCTCCAATAGGAGAGATCATGTTTTCTGGGATTTGTATCATCCTACAGAGACTACTGCCAGCATTCTTGTTGATGCTATTTTCAATGGACCACTACAATATACATTCCCCATGAATGTGAGGCAGCTTGTGACAGTTTAA